Proteins from one Embleya scabrispora genomic window:
- a CDS encoding protein kinase domain-containing protein, which yields MAQTGGTRGRVVGGRYRLGTMLGRGGMGTVWRAVDEMLHRDVAIKELRLPDHLDDEEKELARERTMREARTAARIGHPNVVTIHDVVEDGGIPWIVMELVEAQSLAEILETQGTLTPADAAELGLKVLDALIAADQKGVLHRDVKPANILVTPHGRVVLTDFGIATATGTATLTTTGMLVGSPDFLSPERAEGKRPLLAADLWSLAVVLYMAVEGRNPFRRGTMISTLNAILNDEADPPRHAGGLEPVIAGWLVKDVDLRMSVEDGARILREVANSTPSRQYGAVPPPPTPVADPGGPTTPARPYDPHGHAQPSHDTGATGHPGGNTPPNSWSQPAYSPAEASPTRTGVPPQPPHIPHTPAPPHQPSPEPRRRGRIVAVVVLVVALIAGGAAVGFLVTRDDDKGDKATSNPPASGPATQPQTQPPASAAPPTASPSASASNGSVPPAGYELVKDPSGFSLFLPKGATRTVSGASGDQIKYLTADRQTVYLIGLTQIGNDPKGNFTRIEPTAEKKDGYERLQLRDYTPVPAGARKAALWEYTWRGDPIGEDTTKRIPSHASNLGIVTNGNRDYALYVASYETNWDTVSLDRFKKMTESFQAR from the coding sequence GTGGCACAGACCGGGGGCACGCGCGGTCGGGTGGTCGGCGGGCGTTACCGGTTGGGCACCATGCTCGGCCGAGGCGGCATGGGCACGGTATGGCGTGCCGTGGACGAGATGCTGCACCGCGACGTCGCGATCAAGGAGCTGCGGCTGCCCGACCACCTCGACGACGAGGAGAAGGAGCTCGCCCGCGAGCGCACGATGCGCGAGGCCCGCACGGCCGCCCGGATCGGGCACCCGAACGTGGTCACCATCCACGACGTCGTCGAGGACGGCGGCATCCCGTGGATCGTGATGGAGCTGGTCGAGGCCCAGTCGCTTGCCGAGATCCTGGAGACGCAGGGCACGCTGACCCCGGCGGACGCCGCCGAACTGGGCCTGAAGGTGCTCGACGCGCTGATCGCCGCCGATCAGAAGGGTGTGCTGCACCGCGACGTCAAACCCGCGAACATCCTGGTCACCCCGCACGGGCGGGTGGTGCTGACCGACTTCGGGATCGCCACCGCGACCGGTACCGCGACGCTCACCACCACCGGCATGCTGGTCGGGTCGCCGGACTTCCTGTCGCCGGAGCGGGCCGAGGGCAAACGCCCGCTGCTCGCCGCCGACCTGTGGTCGCTCGCCGTGGTGCTGTACATGGCGGTCGAGGGACGCAACCCCTTCCGCCGGGGCACCATGATCAGCACGCTGAACGCGATCCTGAACGACGAGGCCGACCCGCCCCGGCACGCGGGCGGGCTCGAACCGGTGATCGCGGGCTGGTTGGTCAAGGACGTCGACCTGCGGATGAGCGTGGAGGACGGCGCCCGGATCCTGCGCGAGGTGGCGAACTCGACGCCGTCGCGGCAGTACGGCGCGGTCCCGCCGCCGCCGACCCCGGTCGCCGACCCCGGCGGGCCGACCACCCCGGCTCGGCCGTACGATCCGCACGGGCACGCGCAGCCGAGCCACGACACGGGCGCGACCGGACATCCGGGCGGCAACACGCCGCCGAACTCCTGGTCGCAACCGGCGTATTCGCCCGCCGAGGCGTCGCCGACCCGCACCGGCGTACCCCCGCAACCGCCGCACATCCCGCACACTCCCGCGCCGCCGCACCAGCCGAGCCCCGAGCCGCGCCGCCGCGGCCGGATCGTCGCGGTCGTGGTACTGGTGGTCGCGCTGATCGCGGGCGGCGCCGCGGTGGGATTCCTGGTCACCCGGGACGACGACAAGGGCGACAAGGCGACGTCGAATCCGCCCGCCTCCGGGCCGGCCACGCAGCCGCAGACCCAGCCGCCGGCGAGCGCCGCTCCGCCCACCGCGTCACCGTCCGCCTCCGCGTCGAACGGGTCGGTCCCGCCCGCCGGCTACGAACTGGTCAAGGACCCGTCCGGGTTCTCCCTGTTCCTGCCCAAGGGTGCGACCCGCACGGTCTCCGGCGCGAGTGGCGACCAGATCAAGTACCTGACGGCGGACCGCCAGACGGTTTACCTGATCGGCCTGACGCAGATCGGCAACGACCCCAAGGGCAACTTCACGCGGATCGAGCCGACCGCGGAGAAGAAGGACGGGTACGAGCGCCTGCAACTCCGCGACTACACCCCGGTTCCGGCCGGCGCGCGCAAGGCCGCACTGTGGGAGTACACCTGGCGGGGCGACCCGATCGGCGAGGACACGACCAAACGGATCCCCAGTCACGCGAGCAATCTGGGCATCGTGACCAACGGCAACAGGGACTACGCGTTGTACGTGGCGTCCTACGAGACCAACTGGGACACGGTCTCGCTGGACCGGTTCAAGAAGATGACGGAGTCCTTCCAGGCCCGGTGA
- a CDS encoding serine/threonine-protein kinase yields the protein MSGRVLAGRYRLTEVLGHGGMGVVWRAHDPEIGRDVAIKELRLPDWLDAEEVARRSARMQREVRAAGRVRHPNVVTVFDIVVEDGRPWIVMQLLPGRPLTALIAEGAMAPERVARIGARMLAGLAAVHRVRIEHRDVKPANVIVDEDDGVVLTDFGIATHPDAPAVTETGATAGTPEYMAPERASGRPSGAPADLWSLGVTLYEMVEGFSPFRRDNPLATLQAVALGRCPPPTHAGPLAEAVLGLLTPDPAARMTAADAAVLLAAASAGGVGERRGTGARRTPPAPDPALSATSLPGAEAAPPADPTGLPGAHTPPTPAASLSPPESAAPPAHPAPPGSVRPPGLPEVLGPPALPGSVVPVAVPVPAASLSPPESAAPPAHPAPRGPDFPPGSPEAPGSSASAQAALPFGAAASVAPVASPAPVARSAFGRSSRRVFVVVGAVVVGVLLAVVGVAVGVWVERADRRGAASATASGPQGVGGVQASGAVVVPGGSGPVDPAGGFRRVIARGAFSVLVPAEWTVRDAAGERVFYRSTDDMYRLGVRPDASDAHGDPCGELVIQASKGLGPGSFIGNGTDYHLIRLLCTTVHGQVAGLWEFTWNDRGTVRRSINMRFVEDGRTWDFWVSGPDGGAALVRSAFDAARESFTPGG from the coding sequence ATGAGTGGGCGCGTACTCGCGGGGCGGTACCGGTTGACGGAGGTGCTGGGGCACGGCGGCATGGGGGTGGTGTGGCGGGCCCACGACCCGGAGATCGGGCGGGACGTGGCGATCAAGGAGTTGCGGCTGCCCGACTGGCTCGACGCCGAGGAGGTGGCCCGGCGTTCGGCGCGGATGCAGCGCGAGGTGCGGGCCGCCGGGCGGGTCCGGCACCCGAACGTGGTCACCGTGTTCGACATCGTGGTCGAGGACGGCCGGCCGTGGATCGTGATGCAACTGCTGCCGGGTCGGCCGCTCACCGCGCTGATCGCCGAGGGCGCGATGGCGCCGGAGCGGGTGGCGCGGATCGGCGCGCGCATGCTCGCGGGGCTGGCCGCCGTGCACCGGGTCCGCATCGAGCACCGGGACGTGAAGCCCGCCAACGTGATCGTGGACGAGGACGACGGCGTGGTGCTCACCGACTTCGGCATCGCGACGCACCCGGACGCGCCCGCGGTCACCGAGACCGGCGCGACCGCGGGAACCCCGGAGTACATGGCGCCGGAGCGGGCGAGCGGGCGGCCGTCCGGGGCGCCGGCCGACCTGTGGTCGCTGGGCGTGACGTTGTACGAGATGGTCGAGGGATTCTCGCCGTTCCGCCGGGACAATCCGCTGGCCACGTTGCAGGCGGTGGCGCTGGGCAGGTGCCCGCCGCCCACCCACGCCGGGCCGCTGGCCGAGGCGGTGCTCGGGCTGCTCACGCCGGATCCGGCCGCGCGGATGACGGCGGCGGACGCGGCCGTGTTGCTGGCGGCGGCGAGCGCGGGCGGAGTGGGGGAGCGGCGCGGGACGGGCGCGCGCCGCACTCCCCCCGCCCCCGACCCGGCCCTGTCGGCGACATCCCTGCCGGGTGCGGAGGCGGCGCCGCCGGCGGACCCGACGGGCCTGCCGGGCGCGCACACTCCACCGACACCGGCCGCCTCGCTCTCGCCGCCCGAGTCGGCGGCCCCGCCCGCGCATCCCGCGCCGCCGGGGTCGGTCCGTCCGCCCGGGTTGCCCGAGGTGCTCGGCCCGCCCGCGTTGCCCGGGTCCGTGGTCCCGGTTGCGGTGCCCGTCCCGGCCGCCTCGCTCTCGCCGCCCGAGTCGGCGGCCCCGCCCGCGCATCCCGCGCCGCGAGGGCCGGACTTTCCGCCCGGGTCGCCCGAGGCGCCCGGATCGTCCGCGTCGGCGCAGGCGGCACTTCCCTTCGGCGCGGCCGCGTCGGTGGCCCCGGTCGCGTCGCCCGCCCCGGTTGCGCGGTCCGCGTTCGGCCGGTCGTCGCGGCGGGTGTTCGTCGTGGTGGGTGCGGTGGTGGTAGGGGTGCTGCTTGCCGTGGTCGGGGTGGCCGTCGGGGTGTGGGTGGAGCGGGCCGATCGTCGGGGGGCGGCCTCGGCGACCGCTTCCGGGCCGCAGGGTGTCGGTGGCGTACAGGCGAGTGGCGCCGTCGTCGTTCCAGGCGGGTCCGGTCCGGTCGACCCGGCGGGCGGGTTTCGGCGGGTCATCGCGCGCGGTGCGTTCAGCGTGCTCGTGCCCGCCGAGTGGACCGTGCGCGACGCGGCCGGTGAGCGGGTCTTCTACCGCTCGACGGACGACATGTACCGCCTCGGCGTGCGTCCCGACGCGTCCGACGCGCACGGTGATCCCTGCGGCGAATTGGTCATACAGGCATCCAAGGGCCTGGGACCGGGCAGCTTCATCGGAAACGGCACGGACTACCACCTGATCCGCCTGCTCTGCACGACCGTGCACGGACAGGTCGCCGGGCTCTGGGAGTTCACCTGGAACGACCGGGGCACGGTGCGCCGATCCATCAACATGCGCTTCGTCGAGGACGGCCGGACCTGGGACTTCTGGGTCTCCGGCCCCGACGGCGGCGCGGCGCTGGTGCGTTCGGCGTTCGACGCGGCGCGGGAGAGTTTCACGCCGGGCGGCTGA
- a CDS encoding serine/threonine-protein kinase, whose amino-acid sequence MAHDSGSHGRLVDGRYRLGEPLGRGGMGTVWLAFDELLRRDVAVKEVRIPDDLDEMETQGRCERALREARAAARITHPNVVTIFDVAEDDGRPWIVMELVRAPSLTDVLDEGRMAPHEAAEVGLAVLAALRAARAADVLHRDVKPSNILMAPGGRIVLTDFGIATVAGSVTLTATGMLVGSPEYLAPERVLGRRPGPASDLWSLGVTLYQAVEGFSPFRRSGAMDTLSAVLTDEPAPPRQSGALWPAIEALLRKDPLERADEDTTERLLTAALVDVEPLPEDPWNAAGPIPPGTATVEDPGGVRGATRSSWQPAPPPTPQTPSTPIPTPQPGPEPDWRQPPAASVPPFGAASSADPGGPGGGYPATGAHAWSPTDAVHGSATADDRVNPVLIGPAGGSSGGSSAAADAATKKKRRKAVVFGTMVAAAVAALAIFVPNALGGQGGGGGGGRDSGDVKVADTRPVVSGAANPPGSGTRNDLLHTTGSSTGAGNNDNGTPGTGSQGSGSTRTSRPTNTETLTTRPPTTRPPTTRPPTTSKPPTTATTTRPPVTDPPPTRAGTPT is encoded by the coding sequence GTGGCACACGACAGCGGCTCGCACGGCCGCCTGGTGGACGGGCGCTATCGCCTGGGCGAACCGCTTGGTCGAGGCGGCATGGGCACGGTGTGGCTCGCCTTCGACGAGCTGCTGCGCCGCGACGTCGCGGTCAAGGAGGTCCGGATCCCGGACGACCTGGACGAGATGGAGACCCAGGGGCGCTGCGAGCGGGCACTGCGCGAGGCCCGCGCGGCCGCCCGGATCACCCACCCGAACGTGGTCACCATCTTCGACGTCGCCGAGGACGACGGGCGCCCGTGGATCGTGATGGAACTGGTCCGCGCGCCCTCGCTCACCGACGTGCTCGACGAGGGCCGGATGGCCCCGCACGAGGCGGCCGAGGTCGGCCTGGCGGTGCTCGCCGCGCTGCGCGCCGCCCGCGCGGCCGACGTCCTGCACCGCGACGTGAAGCCCAGCAACATCCTGATGGCGCCCGGTGGCCGGATCGTGCTGACCGACTTCGGCATCGCCACCGTGGCCGGCTCCGTCACCCTCACCGCGACCGGGATGCTGGTCGGCTCGCCCGAATACCTGGCGCCGGAGCGGGTGCTCGGGCGTCGGCCCGGTCCGGCCTCCGACCTGTGGTCGCTCGGGGTGACCCTGTACCAGGCGGTGGAGGGTTTCTCGCCGTTTCGCCGGTCGGGCGCGATGGACACGCTCAGCGCGGTGCTCACCGACGAGCCCGCGCCGCCCCGGCAGTCCGGCGCGTTGTGGCCGGCCATCGAGGCACTGCTGCGCAAGGACCCGTTGGAACGGGCCGACGAGGACACCACCGAACGACTCCTGACCGCCGCGCTGGTCGACGTCGAGCCGCTTCCCGAGGACCCGTGGAACGCGGCCGGCCCGATCCCGCCGGGCACCGCGACCGTCGAGGACCCGGGCGGCGTCCGCGGTGCCACCCGCTCGTCCTGGCAGCCGGCCCCGCCGCCGACCCCGCAGACCCCGTCGACGCCGATACCGACGCCGCAGCCCGGGCCCGAGCCGGACTGGCGGCAGCCGCCGGCCGCCTCCGTGCCGCCGTTCGGCGCGGCCAGTTCCGCCGATCCGGGCGGTCCCGGCGGGGGTTACCCCGCGACCGGCGCGCACGCCTGGTCGCCCACCGACGCGGTGCACGGCTCGGCCACCGCCGACGACCGGGTCAACCCGGTGCTGATCGGCCCGGCCGGCGGCTCCTCCGGCGGCTCGTCGGCCGCGGCCGACGCCGCCACGAAGAAGAAGCGCCGCAAGGCCGTCGTCTTCGGCACCATGGTCGCCGCCGCGGTGGCCGCGCTGGCGATCTTCGTGCCGAACGCGCTGGGCGGGCAGGGCGGTGGCGGTGGCGGCGGTCGCGACTCGGGCGACGTGAAGGTCGCCGACACCCGGCCCGTCGTCTCGGGCGCCGCGAACCCGCCCGGGAGCGGGACCCGCAACGACCTGCTGCACACCACCGGCTCCTCGACCGGCGCCGGGAACAACGACAACGGCACCCCGGGCACTGGCAGCCAGGGATCCGGGTCGACCCGCACCTCGCGGCCGACGAACACGGAGACGTTGACCACCCGCCCGCCCACGACGCGCCCGCCCACCACGAGGCCGCCGACCACGAGCAAGCCGCCGACGACCGCCACGACCACCCGCCCGCCGGTCACCGACCCGCCGCCCACCCGCGCGGGCACGCCGACCTGA
- a CDS encoding dihydrolipoyl dehydrogenase family protein — MSTQHPQDVATVDVDVIVLGLGVGGEAVAGNLASAGLDVVGIEDGLVGGECPYWGCIPSKAMVYAAARARTEKHPDWAPLAARLRELTADWDDTAAVDRLVDKGMTFVRGAGRITGVDTVEATGPDGARRFRARHAIVVGTGTKAFVPPIEGLAGTPLWTNREAIETTEAPASLAVLGGGAIGLELAQVFARFGTRVTIVENGERVLAVEEPESSDLAAWALGEDGVEIHLGVRAERVAHDGKTFTVELSDGRSIEAEKLLVATGRRVDLPALGAEALGVDPHAHALPVDGQLRVQPGGTAPAVWAVGDVTGQGAFTHVAMYQSAIVTKAVLHAAGRGAAGPDADHSALPRVTFVDPEIGAVGLTERQARAAGLSVRIGHADLAASSRGHITGARGFVKVIEDADRGVLVGATTAGPAGGEILGALVVAVRAAVPVATLRDMMYAYPTYHRAIESALADLDTD, encoded by the coding sequence GTGAGCACGCAGCACCCCCAAGACGTCGCGACCGTCGACGTCGACGTGATCGTCCTCGGCCTCGGCGTCGGCGGTGAGGCCGTCGCCGGGAACCTCGCCTCGGCCGGACTGGACGTGGTGGGCATCGAGGACGGCCTCGTCGGCGGCGAGTGTCCGTACTGGGGCTGCATCCCGTCCAAGGCGATGGTGTACGCGGCGGCCCGGGCCCGGACCGAGAAGCACCCCGACTGGGCGCCGCTGGCCGCACGGCTTCGCGAGTTGACCGCCGACTGGGACGACACGGCGGCCGTGGACCGGCTGGTCGACAAGGGCATGACCTTCGTGCGCGGCGCCGGCCGGATCACCGGCGTGGACACCGTCGAGGCCACCGGCCCCGACGGGGCGCGGCGCTTCCGGGCCCGGCACGCGATCGTGGTCGGCACCGGCACCAAGGCCTTCGTCCCGCCGATCGAGGGCCTGGCGGGCACTCCGCTGTGGACCAACCGCGAGGCGATCGAGACCACCGAGGCGCCGGCTTCGCTCGCGGTGCTCGGCGGCGGCGCGATCGGCCTCGAACTCGCCCAGGTGTTCGCTCGGTTCGGCACGCGGGTGACGATCGTGGAGAACGGCGAGCGGGTGTTGGCCGTCGAGGAGCCGGAATCCTCCGACCTGGCCGCATGGGCTCTGGGCGAGGACGGCGTCGAGATCCACCTGGGCGTACGGGCCGAGCGGGTCGCGCACGACGGGAAGACGTTCACCGTCGAGTTGTCCGACGGGCGTTCGATCGAGGCGGAGAAGCTGCTCGTGGCCACCGGCCGCCGGGTGGACCTGCCCGCGCTCGGCGCGGAGGCGCTGGGCGTCGACCCGCACGCGCACGCGCTGCCGGTGGACGGGCAGTTGCGGGTGCAGCCCGGCGGCACGGCGCCCGCGGTCTGGGCGGTCGGCGACGTGACGGGGCAGGGCGCGTTCACCCACGTGGCGATGTACCAGTCGGCCATCGTGACCAAGGCGGTCCTGCACGCGGCCGGTCGGGGCGCCGCCGGGCCCGACGCGGACCACAGCGCGCTGCCGCGCGTGACGTTCGTCGACCCGGAGATCGGCGCGGTCGGCCTGACCGAGCGTCAGGCCCGCGCCGCCGGGCTCTCCGTGCGGATCGGCCACGCGGACCTGGCCGCCTCCTCGCGCGGACACATCACCGGCGCGCGCGGCTTCGTGAAGGTGATCGAGGACGCCGACCGGGGTGTACTGGTCGGCGCGACCACCGCCGGTCCGGCCGGCGGCGAGATCCTGGGCGCGCTCGTGGTGGCCGTGCGCGCGGCGGTCCCGGTGGCCACGCTGCGGGACATGATGTACGCGTATCCCACGTATCACCGCGCCATCGAGTCGGCGTTGGCCGACCTCGACACCGACTGA
- a CDS encoding chorismate mutase codes for MDDTTITPPQTPEAVIDTGRARIDDLDRRIIALITERVDISVEIQRVRVAAGGARVQLSREMEVIARYREGLGKPGTTVALTLLELCRGRVGPRA; via the coding sequence ATGGACGACACCACCATCACCCCGCCGCAGACGCCCGAGGCCGTGATCGACACGGGCCGCGCCCGCATCGACGACCTCGACCGGCGGATCATCGCGCTGATCACCGAGCGGGTGGACATCTCCGTCGAGATCCAGCGGGTCCGCGTCGCGGCGGGCGGCGCCCGCGTGCAGCTGTCCCGCGAGATGGAGGTCATCGCCCGCTACCGCGAGGGGCTGGGCAAGCCGGGCACCACGGTCGCGCTGACCCTTCTGGAGTTGTGCCGCGGCCGGGTCGGCCCCCGGGCGTAA
- a CDS encoding succinic semialdehyde dehydrogenase produces MTDIAAPAAASIVVPHLPAERLARRVVTGAVPTKVTTRSPFDGSPIAELPESTPEDVTSAFARARLAQTAWAKRSVRERAAVFLRFHDRVLERQAEILDIVQTEAGKARKHAFEEVLDVALCSRHYGRRAAGYLRERRRAGALPVLTKAVEVRHPKGVVGLVSPWNYPLALSIGDAIPAFVAGNAVVMKPDTQTALTALWAQDVLIDCGLPEDLWQIVLGDGPVIGTAVVEGADYVGFTGSTRTGREVARRAAERLVGASLELGGKNAMIVLADADLDRAAEGAVRACFSSAGQLCVSIERMYVHQDVHDAFVDRFLGRIQAMRLAPGYGWDTDMGSLVSRRQLDAVTRHVDEAREAGATVLVGGRARPDLGPLFYEPTVLADVTPEMAVCAEETFGPVVSVYRYTEEEEVLTRANESAYGLNASVWTRDTRHGEALARRLRAGTVNVNEGYAAAYGSAGAPMGGMGDSGLGRRHGAEGIMKFTEAQTVATQRLLPIAAPFGMTDEQWARSLTLSLRIMKTLRVR; encoded by the coding sequence ATGACGGACATCGCAGCGCCCGCAGCAGCCTCCATCGTCGTGCCCCACCTGCCCGCCGAGCGACTGGCGCGGCGCGTGGTGACCGGCGCCGTACCGACGAAGGTGACGACCCGTAGTCCGTTCGACGGGTCGCCGATCGCCGAACTCCCCGAGTCCACCCCGGAGGACGTCACGTCCGCGTTCGCCCGGGCGCGGCTCGCGCAGACCGCGTGGGCGAAGCGTTCGGTGCGTGAGCGGGCCGCGGTGTTCCTGCGCTTTCACGACCGGGTGTTGGAGCGCCAGGCGGAGATCCTGGACATCGTGCAGACCGAGGCCGGCAAGGCGCGCAAGCACGCCTTCGAGGAGGTCCTGGACGTCGCGTTGTGCTCGCGGCACTACGGCCGGCGCGCGGCGGGCTACCTGCGCGAGCGCCGCCGCGCCGGCGCGCTGCCGGTGCTGACGAAGGCGGTCGAGGTGCGCCACCCCAAGGGCGTGGTCGGACTGGTGTCGCCGTGGAACTACCCGCTGGCGCTGTCCATCGGCGACGCGATCCCGGCGTTCGTCGCGGGCAACGCGGTGGTGATGAAGCCCGACACGCAGACCGCGCTGACCGCGCTGTGGGCCCAGGACGTGCTGATCGACTGCGGCCTGCCCGAGGACCTGTGGCAGATCGTGCTCGGCGACGGACCCGTGATCGGCACCGCCGTGGTCGAGGGCGCCGACTACGTCGGCTTCACCGGCTCCACCCGCACCGGCCGCGAGGTCGCCCGACGCGCCGCCGAGCGACTGGTCGGCGCGTCGCTGGAACTCGGCGGCAAGAACGCCATGATCGTGCTGGCGGACGCGGACCTGGACCGGGCCGCCGAGGGCGCGGTGCGCGCCTGCTTCTCCTCCGCCGGCCAACTGTGCGTCTCGATCGAGCGGATGTACGTGCACCAGGACGTGCACGACGCGTTCGTGGACCGCTTCCTGGGCCGGATCCAGGCGATGCGCCTCGCGCCCGGTTACGGGTGGGACACCGACATGGGCTCGCTGGTCTCGCGTCGGCAACTCGACGCGGTCACCCGCCATGTGGACGAGGCCCGCGAGGCGGGCGCGACGGTGCTGGTCGGCGGCAGGGCCCGACCCGACCTCGGCCCGCTGTTCTACGAACCCACCGTGCTCGCCGACGTCACCCCCGAGATGGCGGTGTGCGCCGAGGAGACCTTCGGCCCGGTGGTGTCGGTGTACCGCTACACCGAGGAGGAGGAGGTCCTCACCCGCGCCAACGAGAGCGCGTACGGCCTCAACGCGAGCGTCTGGACCCGCGACACCCGACACGGCGAAGCACTCGCCCGCCGACTGCGCGCCGGCACCGTCAACGTCAACGAGGGCTACGCGGCCGCGTACGGCAGCGCGGGCGCCCCGATGGGCGGCATGGGCGACTCCGGACTCGGCCGACGACACGGCGCGGAGGGGATCATGAAGTTCACCGAGGCGCAGACCGTGGCCACCCAGCGGCTCCTCCCGATCGCCGCTCCCTTCGGCATGACCGACGAGCAGTGGGCCCGCTCGCTGACGCTGTCCCTGCGCATCATGAAGACCCTGCGCGTGCGCTGA